From the genome of Dehalobacter sp., one region includes:
- a CDS encoding alanine--tRNA ligase-related protein: MYTGNQLREMFLKYFEGKGHVIQPSASLIPKDDPTLLLTVAGMVPFKQYFLRQVEPPFSRATTAQKCVRTPDLESVGKTARHHTFFEMLGNFSFGDYFKEEVIPWAWEYITGVLQIPVEKLWVTIYPEDEEARNIWTKA, from the coding sequence ATGTATACCGGAAATCAACTGCGTGAAATGTTTCTGAAGTATTTTGAGGGAAAGGGACATGTTATTCAGCCCAGTGCTTCCCTGATCCCGAAAGATGATCCTACTTTACTTTTAACGGTAGCCGGAATGGTTCCGTTTAAGCAATATTTTTTAAGGCAAGTGGAGCCTCCGTTTTCGAGAGCGACCACCGCTCAAAAATGTGTCCGAACCCCTGACCTGGAGAGTGTCGGCAAAACGGCCAGACACCATACTTTTTTTGAGATGCTCGGGAATTTTTCTTTTGGGGACTATTTTAAAGAGGAAGTCATTCCATGGGCCTGGGAATATATTACCGGCGTACTGCAAATTCCCGTCGAAAAGCTCTGGGTAACCATCTATCCGGAAGACGAAGAGGCCAGAAATATCTGGACAAAGGCAG
- a CDS encoding AI-2E family transporter, translating to MGQTKLRWIFGILLVIAGFLLFMKVKKIAFSFAAGAVIAYLLSPMVNWLEKKGLRRRWAIALIFLWIVVLLAVLFLLLLPTFYLELGKLSVVLPERLEVIYHYVQTGKSVYPQSILPEELSRLMDKKLIQGQSYLTGWLEKVMEDIPALLSSIGLMVLSPILAIYFLTDWRKITDGVLMLVPGRMREQWHKLLQEIDYVIKRYIQGNMIDAVIVGFLIGIGIKLIGMEYALIIGIICGITNLIPYFGPILGGIPSILLGLSRSPLMAVKVTLVIFIVQQLDSNLINPRLMSNKIGLHPLWVVFALLAGGEIGGLLGMLFAVPLAAVLRIIIRNVYYYLIAPRDLKSTKN from the coding sequence ATGGGACAGACCAAGCTGCGTTGGATTTTTGGCATCTTGCTGGTTATCGCGGGTTTCCTGCTGTTTATGAAGGTTAAAAAGATTGCTTTTTCTTTTGCAGCAGGTGCCGTTATCGCCTACCTTTTAAGTCCCATGGTCAATTGGCTCGAAAAAAAAGGCCTGCGCCGGCGGTGGGCAATTGCCTTGATTTTCCTTTGGATTGTGGTTTTGCTTGCTGTGCTGTTTTTACTGCTGCTGCCTACGTTTTACCTGGAGCTTGGAAAACTGTCCGTTGTACTGCCGGAGAGGCTGGAAGTCATTTACCATTATGTACAAACCGGGAAAAGTGTCTACCCGCAAAGTATCCTGCCTGAAGAACTCAGCAGATTAATGGATAAAAAACTGATTCAGGGGCAATCCTATCTGACCGGCTGGCTGGAAAAGGTCATGGAAGATATTCCGGCTTTGCTTTCTTCCATCGGGTTGATGGTTCTTTCCCCAATTCTGGCCATCTATTTTTTAACGGACTGGAGAAAAATCACGGACGGGGTTTTAATGCTTGTCCCTGGCAGGATGCGGGAGCAGTGGCACAAGCTATTACAGGAAATCGATTATGTAATCAAGCGGTATATCCAGGGCAATATGATTGATGCGGTTATCGTCGGCTTTTTGATCGGCATAGGGATTAAGCTCATCGGTATGGAATATGCGCTGATTATCGGGATCATTTGCGGAATTACCAATCTGATCCCGTATTTTGGTCCGATCTTAGGCGGCATACCATCAATTTTGCTGGGCCTAAGCAGATCCCCTCTGATGGCTGTAAAAGTCACACTGGTCATCTTCATCGTCCAACAGCTGGACAGCAATCTGATTAATCCGCGTCTGATGAGCAATAAAATCGGGCTTCATCCGCTCTGGGTCGTTTTTGCTCTTTTGGCCGGCGGGGAAATCGGCGGTTTGCTCGGAATGCTTTTTGCCGTTCCACTGGCGGCGGTCCTGCGTATTATCATCAGAAATGTATATTATTATCTGATTGCACCGCGAGATCTGAAGTCAACGAAGAATTAA
- a CDS encoding PRC-barrel domain-containing protein, which translates to MRRMRDIVRLPVIDLNSGERLGWVKDIIYNEKDNTVSGVIVEKDSLLTHPLEDMSRDDIVSFGKDSLAVKNPEGKKISGASWSQKVGNKVFNGEGDIKGTIGDIYVDNTVQKVLGYEISDGLFADLMKGREAVFEENILCESQDVVVIEGGSLS; encoded by the coding sequence ATGCGGAGGATGAGAGATATTGTCCGGCTCCCGGTGATTGATCTGAATTCCGGGGAACGTCTGGGTTGGGTAAAAGATATCATATATAATGAAAAAGACAATACGGTTTCCGGCGTTATCGTGGAAAAAGATTCCCTGCTTACGCACCCGCTCGAAGACATGAGCAGAGATGATATCGTATCTTTCGGCAAGGATTCCCTTGCTGTTAAGAATCCAGAAGGGAAAAAGATTTCAGGTGCATCCTGGTCTCAGAAAGTCGGAAACAAGGTCTTTAATGGAGAAGGCGATATCAAAGGAACAATAGGTGATATCTATGTGGACAATACGGTCCAAAAAGTACTTGGTTATGAAATATCAGACGGCCTTTTTGCGGATTTGATGAAGGGCAGGGAGGCTGTATTTGAGGAAAACATTCTTTGCGAGAGCCAGGATGTTGTTGTAATTGAAGGAGGTTCATTGTCATGA
- the mnmA gene encoding tRNA 2-thiouridine(34) synthase MnmA, with product MKVAVGMSGGVDSSTAAALLQENGHEVIGVTILTHEGGSAETAALEAAEQLRIPLHVLDFRTVFKQEVIDSFAESYYRGETPNPCVLCNRKIKFGELLKQSRGLGADYLATGHYVRKTVDATSGRWLIQTGLDAKKDQSYVLYSLSQDQIAHALFPLGDYTKEQVRDLARARNLKAADSSESQEICFIPDNNYAEYIRAAMEKDSEPGDFTDLSGRIIGRHRGLIHYTVGQRKGLGTTFGKPMFVASIDPVGNRVILGEDNDVFTDVLWATGLNWIALERLSGPLKVQAKIRYKANPAAAVLYPENNLVRVEFETPQRAVTPGQSVVFYDGPTVQGGGVIVSDKRGIRQDLLKTE from the coding sequence ATGAAAGTTGCTGTTGGAATGAGTGGCGGCGTGGATAGTTCCACGGCCGCTGCTTTACTTCAAGAAAATGGTCATGAAGTGATCGGAGTCACCATTCTAACCCATGAAGGCGGCTCTGCTGAAACTGCTGCACTGGAAGCGGCTGAGCAGCTCAGGATACCGCTGCATGTGCTTGATTTCCGGACGGTTTTCAAACAGGAAGTCATTGATTCTTTTGCGGAAAGCTACTACAGAGGGGAAACGCCGAATCCGTGTGTGCTGTGTAACCGGAAAATCAAATTCGGAGAATTGCTGAAACAGTCGCGCGGGCTTGGTGCCGACTATCTTGCGACCGGTCATTACGTTCGGAAAACGGTTGACGCGACTTCAGGCCGCTGGCTGATCCAAACCGGGCTGGATGCGAAAAAAGACCAGAGTTATGTATTATACTCCTTGAGCCAGGACCAGATTGCCCATGCACTTTTCCCGCTTGGTGATTATACGAAAGAACAGGTCAGGGACTTGGCGAGAGCTAGGAACCTGAAAGCTGCCGACAGCAGTGAGAGTCAGGAAATCTGTTTTATTCCTGACAACAACTATGCGGAATATATTAGGGCGGCAATGGAAAAAGATTCTGAACCAGGTGATTTCACGGATCTCTCCGGCCGCATTATCGGCAGACACAGGGGATTGATCCATTATACGGTCGGACAGCGCAAAGGATTAGGGACAACATTTGGCAAACCAATGTTTGTGGCTTCGATTGACCCGGTTGGCAACAGGGTAATACTCGGAGAAGACAATGATGTCTTTACCGATGTTCTCTGGGCGACAGGTTTGAACTGGATTGCTCTGGAAAGGCTGTCCGGACCCTTGAAGGTGCAGGCGAAGATTCGTTACAAGGCGAATCCCGCAGCAGCTGTTCTTTATCCTGAAAATAATCTTGTCAGGGTTGAGTTTGAGACTCCGCAGCGGGCAGTTACTCCCGGTCAGTCGGTTGTATTTTATGACGGGCCGACAGTTCAGGGCGGAGGGGTCATTGTATCGGATAAGCGCGGAATCCGCCAAGATCTTCTTAAGACAGAATAA
- the nifU gene encoding Fe-S cluster assembly scaffold protein NifU, whose protein sequence is MYSEKVIDHFTNPRNVGEIENANGVGQVGNAKCGDIMRISMVVENDIIKDIKFKTFGCGAAVATSSMVTEMVKGKSVNEALDISNAAVAEALGGLPEAKLHCSNLAADAVHEAIKDYIQKKTKV, encoded by the coding sequence ATGTATTCAGAAAAAGTAATCGACCATTTTACGAATCCCCGCAACGTAGGTGAAATTGAAAATGCAAATGGCGTAGGGCAAGTCGGCAACGCCAAGTGCGGCGACATTATGCGGATTTCCATGGTTGTTGAAAACGACATTATCAAAGATATCAAGTTTAAGACATTTGGCTGCGGGGCTGCGGTAGCGACCAGCAGTATGGTTACGGAAATGGTCAAAGGCAAAAGCGTGAATGAAGCCCTGGATATTTCGAATGCTGCTGTGGCCGAAGCCCTTGGAGGTTTGCCTGAAGCCAAGCTGCACTGTTCCAATCTTGCCGCAGATGCTGTTCATGAAGCTATCAAAGACTACATCCAGAAAAAGACCAAGGTCTGA
- the nifS gene encoding cysteine desulfurase NifS, producing MKRIYLDHSATTPVDPQVAELMTVYFTEYYGNPSSVHSFGRQVHKAIDEAREQVASLIGANPSEITFTSGGTEADNLAIQGAARANVKKGTHLITSAIEHHAVLDTFKYLAKNGYEITIVPVDEEGLISVQDIEKAIRPDTILISIMHANNEVGSIQPVAEIGRIAREKGILFHVDAVQSLGKLPIDVNQMNVDLLTISSHKIYGPKGVGALYIRKGVRISPLVFGGSQERKIRSGTENAPGIIGFGKACELAGQRMADENTELVRLRDKLFDGILAGIDHVKVNGPRGAKRLPNNVNISVNFIEGESLLLSLDLVGIAGSSGSACTSGSLDPSHVLLAMGLSHEVAHGSLRLSLGRQNTDEEIDYVLQELPKIVQRLREMSPLYHKAI from the coding sequence ATGAAACGAATATATTTAGATCATAGTGCCACAACGCCGGTTGACCCGCAGGTGGCAGAATTGATGACGGTGTACTTTACAGAGTACTACGGAAACCCATCCAGCGTACATTCCTTTGGAAGACAAGTCCATAAGGCCATCGACGAAGCCAGAGAACAGGTTGCATCTCTGATTGGAGCAAACCCTTCGGAGATTACCTTTACCAGCGGCGGAACGGAAGCTGATAATCTGGCCATTCAGGGTGCTGCCAGAGCAAACGTAAAAAAAGGTACGCACCTGATAACTTCGGCGATTGAGCACCATGCTGTTCTGGATACTTTTAAATACCTGGCTAAAAACGGCTACGAAATAACCATTGTGCCGGTCGATGAGGAAGGCTTGATAAGTGTTCAGGATATCGAAAAGGCAATCCGTCCGGACACGATTTTAATCAGTATTATGCACGCCAACAACGAGGTTGGGTCGATTCAGCCTGTCGCTGAAATAGGCCGGATTGCCAGGGAAAAAGGAATTCTTTTCCATGTCGATGCCGTCCAGTCCCTTGGAAAACTGCCAATCGATGTAAATCAGATGAATGTTGATCTTTTAACGATATCGAGCCATAAGATCTATGGCCCTAAAGGGGTCGGTGCTTTATACATCCGCAAAGGCGTCAGGATTTCTCCGCTTGTTTTTGGCGGTTCGCAGGAGAGAAAGATCCGTTCCGGTACGGAAAACGCTCCGGGGATCATTGGTTTCGGCAAAGCCTGTGAGTTGGCCGGACAAAGGATGGCAGACGAAAATACTGAACTGGTCAGACTCCGTGATAAATTATTTGACGGAATTCTCGCCGGCATTGATCATGTCAAGGTGAACGGCCCGCGCGGTGCCAAGCGTCTCCCGAACAATGTCAATATCAGCGTTAATTTCATTGAAGGAGAATCCCTGCTCTTAAGTCTCGATTTGGTTGGAATAGCCGGTTCCAGCGGTTCGGCCTGTACTTCGGGATCTTTGGACCCTTCGCATGTTTTACTGGCCATGGGTCTAAGCCATGAGGTTGCCCATGGTTCCCTGAGACTCTCGCTTGGCAGACAGAATACGGATGAAGAGATCGATTATGTGTTACAGGAGCTTCCGAAGATCGTGCAGCGCTTAAGAGAAATGTCTCCTTTATATCATAAAGCAATTTGA
- a CDS encoding Rrf2 family transcriptional regulator — MRFSTRGRYGVQIMVDLAQHAADGPVSLKSVADRQKLSEHYLEQLIPELRKAGLVRSIRGPQGGYELAKRPEQINIGDVIRVLEGPIAPVECGTQSEEDCCQKTDFCVTREVWVKVRDSINGVVDSISLADLLKEAGSGGEDLGFLQ, encoded by the coding sequence GTGAGATTTTCTACCAGAGGCAGATATGGGGTACAAATCATGGTTGATTTAGCCCAGCATGCAGCTGATGGTCCGGTTTCCCTGAAGTCTGTCGCTGACAGGCAGAAACTATCCGAGCATTATCTGGAACAGCTTATTCCTGAGCTGCGTAAGGCGGGGCTGGTCAGAAGCATCCGGGGGCCCCAGGGCGGGTATGAACTGGCCAAACGTCCGGAACAAATCAATATCGGTGATGTGATCAGGGTACTGGAAGGACCGATCGCACCAGTCGAGTGTGGTACCCAGTCGGAAGAAGACTGCTGCCAGAAAACAGATTTCTGCGTAACGCGGGAAGTATGGGTGAAGGTTAGGGATTCCATCAACGGTGTTGTCGATTCCATTTCTCTGGCGGATTTACTAAAAGAAGCAGGCAGCGGCGGAGAAGACTTGGGATTCCTGCAATAG
- a CDS encoding replication-associated recombination protein A: MNLFSAAFDSGKVAPLAERMRPRTLEEFIGQQEILGPGKLLRRAIEADRVTSIILYGPPGTGKTSLAQVIANKTTSNFIRINAVSSGVKELRDILEKAEERLHLYQQQTLVFCDEVHRFNKGQQDVLLPAIERGMITFIGATTENPYFEINSALLSRSTIFRLNLLSEQELRLGLENALKDKERGLGDYHTEITAEAFQHWVDYAGGDLRRALNALELAVLTTAPEDGVRRIDLETAIESVQERHFRFDKNGDNHYDMISAMIKSMRGSDPDAALYWFAVLLESGENPRFIMRRIIVHASEDVGLADPTVMLQAHAAANALEWVGLPEARIPMAQAVLAIATAPKSNSVVAAISQAQEYVKTNKAGQVPLHLKDASYPGAKKFGHGLDYLYPHAYPGNWVEQDYLPEEAKGAKFFDPTGRGIDKNRGKPSS, encoded by the coding sequence ATGAATCTTTTTTCGGCTGCTTTTGACTCCGGTAAAGTTGCTCCCCTGGCCGAGAGAATGCGTCCCCGCACCCTCGAAGAATTTATCGGCCAACAGGAAATTCTCGGTCCCGGCAAACTTTTGCGCCGTGCCATTGAAGCAGACCGGGTGACATCGATCATTTTATACGGTCCGCCTGGAACAGGTAAAACATCCCTGGCCCAGGTCATCGCCAATAAAACGACCTCAAACTTTATCCGGATCAATGCTGTTTCTTCCGGCGTCAAAGAGCTCAGAGATATCCTGGAAAAAGCCGAGGAAAGGCTGCATCTTTATCAGCAGCAGACGCTTGTGTTCTGCGATGAAGTTCACCGTTTCAACAAAGGCCAGCAAGATGTTCTTCTCCCGGCTATTGAACGCGGTATGATCACCTTTATCGGAGCAACCACTGAAAACCCTTATTTTGAAATCAACTCCGCTCTTTTAAGCCGTTCCACGATTTTCAGGCTGAATCTTCTTTCAGAACAGGAACTCCGTCTGGGGCTTGAGAATGCCTTGAAGGACAAAGAGCGCGGTCTTGGTGATTACCATACGGAGATTACCGCAGAAGCATTTCAGCATTGGGTGGATTATGCCGGCGGAGATTTGCGCCGGGCGTTAAATGCGCTCGAACTTGCAGTTCTGACCACAGCTCCCGAAGACGGGGTCCGCAGGATTGATCTGGAAACCGCCATAGAGTCCGTTCAGGAAAGGCACTTCCGTTTTGACAAAAACGGTGACAACCATTACGACATGATTTCGGCGATGATCAAAAGTATGCGCGGGTCCGATCCTGATGCGGCCCTTTATTGGTTTGCTGTTCTGCTGGAATCAGGCGAGAACCCGCGGTTCATCATGCGCAGGATCATCGTGCATGCTTCCGAAGATGTCGGCCTCGCTGACCCGACAGTCATGCTACAGGCCCATGCTGCAGCCAATGCCTTGGAGTGGGTTGGCCTGCCCGAAGCCAGGATACCGATGGCACAAGCCGTCCTGGCTATTGCGACTGCTCCGAAGAGCAATTCTGTTGTTGCGGCGATCAGTCAGGCCCAGGAATACGTTAAAACGAACAAAGCCGGCCAAGTGCCGCTGCATCTGAAGGATGCCTCTTACCCCGGCGCCAAGAAGTTTGGCCACGGCTTAGACTATCTTTACCCGCATGCTTATCCGGGCAACTGGGTCGAACAGGACTACCTTCCCGAAGAAGCCAAGGGAGCAAAATTCTTTGACCCGACCGGCCGCGGAATAGACAAGAACAGAGGAAAACCGTCTTCATAA
- a CDS encoding GGDEF domain-containing protein — MFFLVLTGIVLPFSFIDAGGSNSFTIAYIFFLLIVVSYILDGWYRNTIIAVIILAFIGVHTYAHYFPEKIPVLDPGSFFVDQLIQVPIVLFLSFLVVRYFADAYYQTNRRLMQLAHFDELTGLLNRRNFNEILQQQFESGNHNGHLIMLDVDNFKMINDKEGHLAGDDGLKRLGAILRRYFDNGKNMISRWGGDEFIIIYFGESGHVETVLEQVKAEFKDYVKNIEPKVDLSFGIAPLQGCQTPNDVLAKADQVMYEKKREKKNS, encoded by the coding sequence TTGTTTTTTTTGGTTCTGACAGGGATTGTTCTGCCTTTTAGTTTTATCGATGCCGGAGGTAGTAACAGCTTTACGATTGCGTACATATTTTTTCTCTTGATTGTCGTCAGTTACATTCTGGACGGCTGGTATCGCAATACAATTATCGCTGTGATTATTCTGGCTTTTATCGGTGTCCACACTTATGCCCATTATTTCCCGGAAAAAATACCCGTACTCGATCCCGGCAGTTTTTTCGTGGATCAGCTGATTCAGGTTCCAATTGTCCTGTTTTTGAGTTTCTTAGTTGTACGCTATTTTGCTGACGCTTACTACCAGACGAATCGAAGGCTCATGCAACTCGCTCATTTTGATGAGCTGACGGGGCTGCTGAACCGAAGAAATTTTAATGAGATCCTGCAGCAGCAGTTTGAATCCGGAAATCATAATGGTCATTTGATCATGCTTGATGTCGATAATTTTAAGATGATTAATGATAAAGAAGGACATCTAGCCGGAGACGATGGACTTAAACGTTTGGGGGCTATTTTAAGGCGGTATTTTGATAATGGGAAAAATATGATCAGCCGCTGGGGCGGCGATGAATTTATTATTATTTATTTTGGTGAAAGCGGACACGTGGAGACAGTTTTGGAACAAGTCAAAGCGGAATTTAAAGACTATGTGAAAAATATTGAACCGAAGGTCGATCTTAGTTTCGGGATTGCCCCGTTGCAGGGATGCCAGACCCCGAATGACGTACTGGCAAAAGCAGATCAGGTCATGTATGAAAAGAAAAGAGAAAAGAAGAACAGTTAG